One window of Daphnia carinata strain CSIRO-1 chromosome 7, CSIRO_AGI_Dcar_HiC_V3, whole genome shotgun sequence genomic DNA carries:
- the LOC130694390 gene encoding zinc finger protein GLI2-like isoform X2 yields the protein MFPEIISPSTEDPTHFGVCFDGLTETSSQPVKLPPLNLYWPPQEQMIVNRPIEDPLCSMLDDVFMDNYCADLGPSQFIDQELKEENLMVDLTSPLHDQHDSSGFYSAGFGSSYSGSDWIINSPATSSVSTCGDADSMTQSPFMTSPSQYHQTFQFPPVHTTDNEDWPGQMAADDEEEEEENVNDEITVLHCRWVDCKGCYQTQEELVQHIERSHVDQRRAEDFTCFWAGCPRRHRPFNARYKLLIHMRVHSGEKPNRCTYNGCLKAFSRLENLKIHLRSHTGEKPYLCQYPTCRKTFSNSSDRAKHQRTHIDTKPYACQMPGCLKRYTDPSSLRKHVKNHVTKQLDHTVSQPRNISNPNVSQDVDKPSRRDSRHGSTSSSISGYEESPIDWERGARNESHYYAGDEALSSSASSDESSAQLLDEGSLLFSEMNRFVHDENGGWLFPAIGDDVERLCGLPSSCFV from the exons atgtttcccgAAATCATCAGCCCTTCGACAGAAGATCCTACACATTTCggtgtttgttttgacggtCTAACAGAGACATCGTCACAACCGGTGAAATTACCTCCGTTGAATCTCTACTGGCCACCTCAAGAACAGATGATAGTTAACCGTCCGATCGAAGACCCTCTGTGCAGCATGTTAGACGATGTCTTCATGGACAATTATTGCGCCGATTTGGGTCCCTCACAGTTTATCGATCAGgaattgaaagaagaaaatttgatgGTTGATTTAACCAGTCCACTTCACGATCAGCACGATTCTAGCGGGTTCTATTCTGCTGGATTCGGAAGCAGTTATAGCGGAAGCGATTGGATCATCAATTCACCGGCAACATCGAGCGTGAGCACGTGCGGAGATGCCGACAGTATGACCCAATCGCCGTTCATGACGTCACCTTCGCAATATCATCAAACGTTTCAATTCCCCCCTGTTCATACGACGGACAACGAAGACTGGCCCGGACAAATGGCTGccgatgatgaagaagaagaagaagaaaatgttaacGACGAAATCACTGTGCTCCATTGTCGTTGGGTCGATTGTAAAGGTTGTTATCAAACGCAAGAAGAACTCGTCCAGCACATTGAACGGAGTCACGTCGATCAGCGTCGAGCCGAAGATTTCACTTGTTTCTGGGCCGGCTGTCCACGTCGTCATCGTCCGTTCAACGCTCGTTACAAGCTGTTGATTCACATGCGCGTTCATTCTGGAGAGAAACCTAATCGCTGCACG TATAATGGATGTTTAAAGGCTTTCTCGAGATTAGAGAATTTGAAAATTCATCTGAGATCACACACGGGTGAGAAACCTTACCTGTGCCAATATCCGACATGTCGCAAAACTTTTTCTAATAGCTCCGATCGTGCCAAACATCAACGCACTCACATCGACACG AAACCGTACGCTTGCCAAATGCCGGGCTGTTTGAAACGCTACACGGACCCCAGCTCGTTGCGGAAGCACGTCAAGAATCACGTGACCAAGCAATTGGATCATACCGTCAGCCAGCCGCGTAACATAAGCAATCCTAACGTCAGCCAAGATGTTGACAAGCCATCCCGTCGTGATTCCCGTCACGGATCGACTTCATCTTCAATCAGCGGTTACGAAGAGTCTCCGATCGATTGGGAACGTGGTG CTCGCAATGAAAGCCATTATTATGCCGGAGATGAAGCGTTGAGCTCTTCGGCCAGTTCGGATGAATCTTCAGCCCAGCTGTTGGATGAAGGAAGTCTCCTCTTCTCCGAGATGAACCGCTTCGTTCATGACGAAAATG GTGGTTGGCTGTTCCCGGCCATTGGCGATGATGTGGAGCGCCTGTGTGGTCTACCATCGTCCTGCTTTGTTTAG
- the LOC130694388 gene encoding F-box/LRR-repeat protein 21-like codes for MVGAAWKQDNRGKGIYVDHEATAGEEEERECYVEDKSQGNWAELPDLVIERIFSYLNNEKRYYGSLVCRRWYQAFHLPYVWSTFVLEDRVLSRRRFNYHLGWQYTLDHYRAQIFLYKTAKNIRTLVFAPMFNFFNLFEVMNMLSHFSERYPGSLDNVHTLKFTFNCDMAMRTENAIYGTGGQLLQALKKLMSYLPGLTSLELTNLLLDSSEALYLLDDVCYTRCLNLHSLTLINCTKVPCRLLHPGAFLRLHSLRISPQTLSPDLLWLIGCTRLQHLHVIQNAYTESCYSIDSKAWAELNYKNPALRVHLKSTGKTKREIVWQERAPVSSVLYNSRYSKVTMPSILTVVDLYRNRLKVYGHLGLPRFHTSNSFQHRIDMALITLVRECPNLHTLVIRERISTATLILLVSSANCNSLRRLYVRRNALLLRADWPRSLEWTEDYFNWLKSTSRSYEATQVEVSNQLRQPNWQALNDQQFKILKVNVEIDSC; via the exons ATGGTCGGTGCAGCCTGGAAGCAAGACAACCGCGGCAAAG GAATATATGTTGACCACGAAGCCACTGcaggtgaagaagaagaaagagaatgtTATGTGGAAGATAAGAGTCAAGGCAACTGGGCAGAACTTCCTGATTTGGTCATTGAAAGGATCTTTTCCTatttgaataatgaaaaacGTTATTATGGTTCCTTGGTTTGCAGAAGGTGGTATCAGGCTTTTCACCTGCCATATGTGTGGTCTACATTTGTTCTGGAAGATCG TGTCTTATCCAGGAGGCGTTTCAACTACCATTTGGGCTGGCAATATACTCTAGATCACTATAGAGCTCAAATCTTCTTGTACAAAACAGCCAAAAATATCCGTACCCTTGTTTTTGCCCCAATGTTTAACTTTTTCAATCTCTTTGAGGTCATGAACATGCTTTCCCATTTTAGTGAACGTTACCCCGGCTCTCTTGACAACGTCCACACGCTCAAGTTTACTTTCAACTGTGACATGGCAATGCGAACAGAAAATGCCATTTACGGCACTGGCGGCCAACTGTTACAAGCGCTCAAAAAACTCATGTCTTACCTACCTGGCCTCACCAGCTTGGAATTGACCAACTTGCTTTTGGACAGTTCCGAAGCGCTCTATCTCTTGGATGACGTTTGCTACACTAGATGCCTAAATTTGCATTCACTCACCCTAATCAATTGCACCAAAGTACCTTGTCGGCTTCTCCATCCTGGCGCCTTCCTCCGGTTGCATTCGCTCCGTATCAGCCCCCAAACACTAAGCCCTGATTTGCTTTGGCTCATTGGCTGTACAAGATTGCAACACCTTCATGTCATTCAAAACGCGTATACTGAATCATGTTACAGTATTGACTCTAAAGCCTGGGCCGAACTGAACTATAAAAATCCAGCGCTAAGAGTACATCTGAAATCAACCGGAAAGACTAAACGAGAAATCGTATGGCAGGAACGCGCTCCAGTTTCATCCGTTTTATACAATTCCCGTTATTCCAAA GTAACTATGCCAAGTATTCTAACTGTCGTCGACCTTTACCGCAATCGCCTGAAAGTCTACGGCCATTTAGGACTTCCCCGTTTTCATACATCGAATAGCTTCCAGCATCGGATTGACATGGCTTTGATCACTCTCGTTCGGGAATGTCCCAATCTACACACACTG GTCATTCGCGAGAGAATTTCGACAGCGACGCTGATCCTGCTGGTCAGTTCGGCCAATTGCAACAGTTTGCGGAGGCTATACGTTCGCCGTAACGCATTGCTGCTACGTGCTGACTGGCCACGTAGCCTCGAATGGACCGAGGACTACTTTAACTGGCTGAAGAGCACATCCAGGAGCTACGAAGCGACACAGGTAGAAGTATCTAATCAACTCAGACAGCCTAATTGGCAAGCACTGAACGACCAACAGTTCAAAATTTTGAAGGTTAATGTCGAGATAGATTCTTGCTAA
- the LOC130694383 gene encoding glutathione hydrolase 7-like: METIPLSPTNRKSRFNCCAGQQNDGLRVIVFCFGVLCICVTIALVISIYLGDPEIMPRGAVATDSQQCSQIGVDTLQIGGNAIDAAVASMFCMCVVNPHITSLGGGGALIILNHLTTKPPIVINFQDAAPGVINVSSIVDGQGAAAVGIPGLISGLWESHKKYGKLKWADLLLPSIQLSNLGMNVSSQLAGAVQGIPNESALRRSQLFFPNNIPLAEGQIIRQPALAKLLDSLAQSENGAEEFYKGKSGMKLVNFMTKAGADWTMEELGKYRAREEPAITGVYGKTTLYTSSAPTSGPQLISLLNILSGFGFSPKDYFTLGYTHDMIESMRMTQNQVSKLGDPVFGNAVASIVAKMTNLTLANEVRKQIHPNVMLPDSDVPLMPEPAASVVSVMDNEEIYVAIVSGLNSVFGAHLVTPDGYVLNNAMAGFYNDPSLPDNLGDKAGQRPLQGLLPVIATETGGRCGTRFVSGSADATLLAQVIVNILQFNQSAADAIRSPRIHAKPQNTALDLEDVPQAKLPDTLVDSLTKMGHTILLRPPPYPSVNVVLKNGDALSSQSDARGGGYAVKYGP; encoded by the exons atggaaacaatCCCTCTTTCTCCAACCAACAGAAAATCAAGGTTTAATTGTTGTGCAGGTCAACAAAATGATGGATTAAGGGTTATAGTATTTTGCTTTGGAGTACTTTGCATTTGTGTCACAATTGCCTTAGTAATCAGCATCTACCTTGGTGATCCTGAG ATAATGCCCAGAGGGGCAGTCGCTACAGATAGCCAACAGTGCTCTCAGATTGGTGTTGATACCTTGCAGATAGGTGGTAACGCAATTGATGCAGCAGTTGCAAGTATGTTCTGCATGTGTGTTGTTAATCCTCATATTACTTCGCTTGGAGG TGGTGGAGCTCTGATAATATTGAACCATCTAACTACAAAACCACCCATAGTCATCAACTTTCAAGACGCAGCTCCCGGAGTAATCAATGTATCCTCCATCGTCGATGGCCAAGGAGCCGCTGCTGTGGGAATCCCGGGGTTGATAAGTGGCTTGTGGGAAAGCCATAAAAAATATGGCAAACTGAAATGGGCAGATCTCTTACTTCCGTCCATCCAGTTAAGTAATCTTGGAATGAACGTATCATCTCAGCTGGCTGGAGCAGTACAAGGAATTCCGAATGAATCTGCATTACGCCGATCGCAGCTCTTCTTTCCCAATAATATACCCTTGGCAGAAGGCCAAATAATCCGCCAACCCGCCTTGGCCAAACTTTTAGATTCTCTTGCCCAAAGCGAAAATGGTGCCGAAG aattttacaaaggAAAATCAGGTATGAAATTAGTGAATTTCATGACAAAAGCGGGTGCCGATTGGACCATGGAGGAGTTGGGAAAATATCGAGCAAGAGAGGAACCAGCAATTACAGGAGTTTATGGAAAAACAACTCTGTACACTAGTTCCGCCCCAACTTCTGGCCCCCAGCTCATTTCACTTCTTAATATCCTGTCCGGCTTTGGATTCTCCCCTAAAGATTATTTTACCCTGGGATATACACACGACATGATCGAATCTATGAGGATGACACAGAACCAAGTTTCAAAATTAG GCGATCCAGTGTTTGGCAATGCCGTTGCGTCGATTGTAGCTAAAATGACTAATCTGACATTAGCCAACGAAGTGAGAAAGCAAATTCATCCGAATGTTATGCTTCCTGATAGCGATGTACCTTTAATGCCGGAACCCGCTGCTTCAGTCGTGTCCGTCATGGATAACGAAGAGATATACGTTGCTATTGTCAG CGGTTTGAATTCAGTTTTCGGTGCCCACCTCGTGACCCCTGATGGTTACGTGCTGAATAATGCAATGGCCGGTTTCTACAATGATCCTTCTCTGCCTGATAATTTAGGTGATAAAGCAGGTCAGCGTCCGTTGCAAGGTCTTTTACCTGTGATTGCAACCGAAACGGGTGGCCGTTGCGGAACGCGTTTCGTCAGCGGCTCAGCTGATGCCACGCTGCTTGCTCAAGTCATCGTGAATATCCTTCAGTTTAATCAGTCGGCTGCTGACGCCATCCGCTCGCCTAGAATTCACGCAAAACCGCAGAATACTGCCCTTGACTTAGAAG ATGTGCCGCAAGCAAAACTGCCAGATACGTTGGTCGATTCGCTTACCAAGATGGGCCATACAATTTTATTACGTCCTCCACCCTATCCGTCCGTTAACGTGGTGCTCAAGAATGGTGATGCCTTGTCTTCGCAATCAGATGCCCGCGGTGGCGGCTACGCCGTGAAATACGGCCCTTAA
- the LOC130694399 gene encoding uncharacterized protein LOC130694399, which produces MQTTRSLADILENKPQQKEIDGLSNAAAVQIFSGLGCIALQVFLLVNYHDADESIQHNGNTIFTLAVGSFGLIAGIFGCFAKVSRKWFNYAYLTTSLGVVCSSVLYFLAGYWDFYNAVKDSGKFYYITVNNHTEPIQPTLPSDDELHFWLRAGLFLCVIVLALFSLAGMAIVASYRICNGGWTKREDYKSLLAQQE; this is translated from the exons ATGCAAACAACTCGATCGCTTGCGGATATTTTGGAGAACAAACCGCAACAAAAAGAGATAGACGGTCTGTCGAACGCGGCAGCTGTTCAGATCTTTTCCGGTCTGGGATGTATCGCTCTACAG GTATTTCTGTTAGTTAATTATCACGATGCGGACGAGAGCATCCAACACAATGGCAATACAATTTTCACGCTAGCTGTTGGATCGTTTGGCTTGATCGCTGGAATATTCGGATGTTTTGCCAAAGTTTCGCGGAAATGGTTCAA TTACGCTTACCTGACCACGTCCTTGGGTGTAGTGTGTTCTAGCGTATTGTACTTCCTCGCCGGATATTGGGACTTCTATAACGCAGTCAAAGATTCGGGAAAGTTTTATTACATCACAGTGAACAATCATACAGAGCCTATTCAACCAACTTTACCGTCGGACGACGAGCTCCATTTTTGGCTACGTGCTGGACTTTTCCTTTGCGTCATAGTCTTGGCGTTATTCAGTTTAGCCGGTATGGCTATCGTAGCCTCTTACCGTATCTGCAATGGCGGCTGGACTAAG AGGGAAGATTACAAGAGTCTGCTGGCCCAGCAAGAATAA
- the LOC130695523 gene encoding uncharacterized protein LOC130695523 has protein sequence MGVFDRSFIVLFVFLFGLIIKESVATTSSLIEQTSSIFHSNSSERSKEEKFLIRKCCGPGQVYNFNWEEDVADRKDRCVKYSITSSHPTLPAIANSQQVFFGQEQTLPPQYAFEDVIIDPGFPRNCTPDRYGSTLILLEPDTRMADLFYPIATGQLLVPHRFWILHNDDHCIEDFFLDGNFDKARRVAFICTSHARPFPKTAIDVHGKLQLDFVGMNAHVKLSEMARQKVVRKCCDRHEVYSRNLVCIDNKAAATQFFDDLQLSQSSELFFRFGLPSCVHPYSHRQRTIEFQLTSNGSLEIQPNNHLVSIEHYCMEDIVYADSAGLPITSNLAIFCTDKLEALPEAKATVTYPLSGFDTAHEEVNRTKIPKCCPAGHIMIDEEHTCQLLNLGNAELIISQALHNHVQQNYNISGTLISNSSLSCQHRKAIALKSNHNTFGQLIFESNTENELSLLTYFYIENYWDFKVKHQPFCLDLTLLRNEKEVFYQPQVFYCTSQSHVSIHYPILLCISAAGLLTTFIIYFIVPTSGSAKLVTSGFGGGNRRTGIQSIAQMLTGRILLCHIITLCLTFTCLAIVQLELVPQGQTACVFMSFTIYWASIASFSWLTVYCFDYYRIFSGSFKVSNEMLFIPYSAFGWGFPILAVSIAIVAQFQSTQLGVSSIFNPNMGLLKCWFADGTSALIFFYIPVGSLLLFDIVCFLTLLFNPNLMHCWKEKQGLTMRTNRNTSKDSKQEQDIKMALKLFFITGIPWVFEFAAWLPFYLSKDSFLRVNAVYFFEISNLLNSLRGVVIFVIFIVFNRDVRRFLWPRIRRIFFQADSAIVGRTRSNMEEPSTYFATQSTSTSVSISRLPNKQENGNV, from the exons atgGGAGTATTCGACCGGAGTTTTATTgtcctcttcgtttttttatttggattgATCATCAAAGAATCGGTAGCAACCACGTCATCATTAATTGAACAAACCTCCTCGATCTTCCACAGCAATTCGTCCGAAAG atctaaagaagaaaagtttttgaTTCGTAAATGTTGCGGCCCTGGTCAAGTGTACAATTTCAATTGGGAAGAAGATGTCGCTGATCGTAAAGATCGTTGTGTTAAATATTCCATTACGAGCAGCCATCCTACACTTCCAGCAATTGCAAATTCGCAACAGGTTTTCTTTGGACAAGAACAAACATTACCACCACAGTATGCCTTTGAAGATGTCATAATCGATCCAGGATTTCCACGTAATTGTACACCTGATCGTTACGGGAGTACGTTAATCTTGTTAGAACCAGACACGAGGATGGCAGATCTTTTCTATCCAATTGCAACTGGCCAGCTTTTAGTGCCTCATCGATTTTGGATTTTGCACAACGACGATCACTGCATTGAAGATTTTTTCCTGGATGGAAATTTCGATAAG GCTAGAAGAGTTGCGTTTATTTGCACATCCCATGCCCGACCTTTTCCGAAAACTGCTATTGACGTCCATGGAAAGCTACAACTAGATTTCGTTGGAATGAACGCGCATGTAAAACTGTCAGAAATGGCGAGACAGAAAGTCGTTCGCAAGTGCTGCGACCGGCACGAAGTTTACTCACGAAATTTGGTTTGCATAGATAATAAGGCAGCTGCAACGCAGTTCTTTGATGATCTTCAGCTGTCGCAAAGCAGTGagcttttttttcgtttcgggTTGCCCAGTTGTGTTCATCCTTACTCACATCGACAGCGAACTATTGAATTTCAGTTGACGTCTAACGGGAGTTTGGAAATCCAGCCAAACAATCACCTAGTGTCCATTGAACACTATTGCATGGAAGACATTGTGTACGCCGATTCTGCTGGTTTACCCATAACATCAAACCTGGCAATTTTCTGCACTGATAAATTAGAAGCTTTACCTGAAGCAAAGGCGACTGTTACTTACCCACTGTCTGGTTTCGATACGGCTCACGAGGAAGTAAACAGAACCAAAATACCCAAGTGCTGTCCAGCTGGGCATATAATGATCGACGAGGAGCATACTTGTCAACTGTTAAATTTGGGAAATGCGGAATTGATTATCTCACAAGCCCTTCACAATCATGTCCAGCAGAATTACAACATTTCCGGCACCTTAATCTCCAATTCTTCATTATCGTGCCAACACAGGAAAGCCATTGCTTTGAAATCGAACCACAACACTTTCGGGCAATTGATATTTGAATCCAACACGGAAAACGAGCTGTCACTTTTGACGTATTTTTACATTGAAAACTATTGGGACTTTAAAGTTAAGCATCAGCCATTCTGCTTGGACCTGACGCTACTTCGGAATGAAAAGGAAGTCTTCTATCAGCCTCAAGTTTTCTATTGTACATCGCAATCCCATGTTTCGATTCATTATCCAATCCTTCTGTGTATCTCGGCCGCAGGATTATTAACCACATTTATAATTTACTTTATTGTTCCCACCTCAG GTTCGGCTAAGTTAGTCACGTCTGGTTTTGGTGGTGGAAATAGGAGGACCGGAATTCAATCTATTGCCCAGATGTTGACTGGAAGGATTTTACTTTGTCACATTATCACATTATGTCTG ACATTCACTTGTTTGGCAATTGTTCAACTAGAGCTCGTACCACAAGGCCAAACAGCCTGCGTTTTTATGA GTTTCACTATTTATTGGGCATCGATTGCTTCATTTTCGTGGTTGACGGTGTACTGTTTTGATTACTATCGAATTTTTAG TGGGTCATTCAAGGTATCGAATGAAATGCTGTTTATTCCATATTCTGCATTTGGTTGGGGTTTCCCTATATTGGCTGTCAGCATTGCAATCGTTGCTCAATTTCAGTCGACGCAGCTTGGCGTTTCTAGCATTTTCAACCCCAATATGGGCCTTTTGAAATGCTGGTTTGCTg aTGGCACCTCGgcattgattttcttttacattccTGTTGGTTCCTTGTTATTGTTTGACATTGTCTGTTTTTTAACTTTACTTTTCAATCCTAACCTGATGCATTGCTGGAAAGAGAAACAAGGATTGACAATGCGTACTAATCGAAACACATCGAAAGATtcaaaacaagaacaaga TATTAAAATGGCTTTAAAACTGTTCTTCATCACGGGAATCCCGTGGGTGTTTGAATTTGCTGCTTGGCTTCCGTTCTATCTGAGCAAGGATTCGTTTTTACGAGTTAACGCCGTTTATTTCTTCGAGATCAGCAATCTGCTCAACTCTTTACGTGGCGTTGTCATCTtcgttatttttattgtttttaatcGAGATGTACGTCGTTTCTTATGGCCCCGTATCAGAAGAATCTTTTTTCAAGCGGATTCTGCCATCGTCGGTCGTACCCGATCAAACATGGAAGAACCTTCCACATACTTCGCAACTCAATCGACATCAACCTCGGTTTCAATTTCCCGATtaccaaacaaacaagagaatGGAAATGTCTAG
- the LOC130694390 gene encoding zinc finger protein GLI2-like isoform X1: MFPEIISPSTEDPTHFGVCFDGLTETSSQPVKLPPLNLYWPPQEQMIVNRPIEDPLCSMLDDVFMDNYCADLGPSQFIDQELKEENLMVDLTSPLHDQHDSSGFYSAGFGSSYSGSDWIINSPATSSVSTCGDADSMTQSPFMTSPSQYHQTFQFPPVHTTDNEDWPGQMAADDEEEEEENVNDEITVLHCRWVDCKGCYQTQEELVQHIERSHVDQRRAEDFTCFWAGCPRRHRPFNARYKLLIHMRVHSGEKPNRCTYNGCLKAFSRLENLKIHLRSHTGEKPYLCQYPTCRKTFSNSSDRAKHQRTHIDTKPYACQMPGCLKRYTDPSSLRKHVKNHVTKQLDHTVSQPRNISNPNVSQDVDKPSRRDSRHGSTSSSISGYEESPIDWERGVFAPSARNESHYYAGDEALSSSASSDESSAQLLDEGSLLFSEMNRFVHDENGGWLFPAIGDDVERLCGLPSSCFV, encoded by the exons atgtttcccgAAATCATCAGCCCTTCGACAGAAGATCCTACACATTTCggtgtttgttttgacggtCTAACAGAGACATCGTCACAACCGGTGAAATTACCTCCGTTGAATCTCTACTGGCCACCTCAAGAACAGATGATAGTTAACCGTCCGATCGAAGACCCTCTGTGCAGCATGTTAGACGATGTCTTCATGGACAATTATTGCGCCGATTTGGGTCCCTCACAGTTTATCGATCAGgaattgaaagaagaaaatttgatgGTTGATTTAACCAGTCCACTTCACGATCAGCACGATTCTAGCGGGTTCTATTCTGCTGGATTCGGAAGCAGTTATAGCGGAAGCGATTGGATCATCAATTCACCGGCAACATCGAGCGTGAGCACGTGCGGAGATGCCGACAGTATGACCCAATCGCCGTTCATGACGTCACCTTCGCAATATCATCAAACGTTTCAATTCCCCCCTGTTCATACGACGGACAACGAAGACTGGCCCGGACAAATGGCTGccgatgatgaagaagaagaagaagaaaatgttaacGACGAAATCACTGTGCTCCATTGTCGTTGGGTCGATTGTAAAGGTTGTTATCAAACGCAAGAAGAACTCGTCCAGCACATTGAACGGAGTCACGTCGATCAGCGTCGAGCCGAAGATTTCACTTGTTTCTGGGCCGGCTGTCCACGTCGTCATCGTCCGTTCAACGCTCGTTACAAGCTGTTGATTCACATGCGCGTTCATTCTGGAGAGAAACCTAATCGCTGCACG TATAATGGATGTTTAAAGGCTTTCTCGAGATTAGAGAATTTGAAAATTCATCTGAGATCACACACGGGTGAGAAACCTTACCTGTGCCAATATCCGACATGTCGCAAAACTTTTTCTAATAGCTCCGATCGTGCCAAACATCAACGCACTCACATCGACACG AAACCGTACGCTTGCCAAATGCCGGGCTGTTTGAAACGCTACACGGACCCCAGCTCGTTGCGGAAGCACGTCAAGAATCACGTGACCAAGCAATTGGATCATACCGTCAGCCAGCCGCGTAACATAAGCAATCCTAACGTCAGCCAAGATGTTGACAAGCCATCCCGTCGTGATTCCCGTCACGGATCGACTTCATCTTCAATCAGCGGTTACGAAGAGTCTCCGATCGATTGGGAACGTGGTG TTTTTGCACCATCAGCTCGCAATGAAAGCCATTATTATGCCGGAGATGAAGCGTTGAGCTCTTCGGCCAGTTCGGATGAATCTTCAGCCCAGCTGTTGGATGAAGGAAGTCTCCTCTTCTCCGAGATGAACCGCTTCGTTCATGACGAAAATG GTGGTTGGCTGTTCCCGGCCATTGGCGATGATGTGGAGCGCCTGTGTGGTCTACCATCGTCCTGCTTTGTTTAG